From the Anabas testudineus chromosome 23, fAnaTes1.2, whole genome shotgun sequence genome, one window contains:
- the brd1a gene encoding bromodomain-containing protein 1 isoform X3, with protein MKKKARQHRVAVPQRPPSPIKPSPNKQILTYAQAQRMVEFEIDGRLHRLSIYDKLDVISDDDPMVQEMMECTSNKENAVKPQQQVLLRSVRLKNNQEKRNAALGITGHGEGGGNHASSNVGPKLPEPKFRTVEYNLPAVPKRAPAYYKFTEKTEEELDEETEYDMDEEDYAWLDLVNEKRRSEGVSQVSHNVFEFLVDRFEKELYLESLDQGSEKHAPIDDDAVCCICMDGECHNSNAILFCDLCNVAVHQECYGVPYIPEGQWLCRHCLQSPNQPADCILCPNKGGAVKKTDDDRWGHVVCALWVPEVGFSNTTFIEPIDGVSHIPPARWKLNCYLCKEKGVGACIQCHKANCYTAFHVSCAQKAGLFMKMEPMTEVTETGETTISVKKTAYCGAHTPVGCVRRPLSIYDDAKPKNGLCKKLEKMRGTGKGQSKGKQQQKKKNKKPEPEVESEPATPATVPHFPAHRLQTILNQVSVQKKKAFVELVLNYWTLKRQSRNGLPLIRRLQTKLQSQKNTQPVCSSRQSEEESRALKDQLKEWHRLRHDLERARLLLELIRKREKLKREEIKLQETLLEMQLSPFSILLRALLDQLQAKDQAKIFTQPVDVNEVPDYLDHIKHPMDFSTMRQRIDAQGYNNLEQFENDFSLIIDNCMKYNSKDTYFYRAAVRLRDQGGVLLRKARRDVEKIGFDTESGMHLTEAPEITAPPSFSWEDVDRLLVPANREHLSPDKQLQQLLEKFDLTCAMKSSPSRSKRLKLLKKTINDVRNEMSLKRVHPSHHSCSFTTPSTLASSLSAPTCPELREPKEERLKPNGHFPDDEGDKSLPPKLEPSDSIPPLIHSDADSEPPTLKPIDAAPDGEDKPHSKRGRFDGEIPDLLFPTPRLNGHSRNSLQNSLLDGDVSVVATSTLAEPTGTVNRRTAVLFRKSKAASPQKPPRNTDEGSNNVDSKEGNEEEDEDGAQLGSKSFLSVVIPRLETLLHGKKRKRSGSRDSEEEGGEGENEQEGESHVKRADTGLSSGFLKAGEEKGLEEPSRTSRPVEPRRRCASESSISSCSSLPGSTSTILSLPKCGKGKPALVRRNTVDDKSELIACIENGNFAKAARIAAEVGNSNIWMPASAATVALEPLKLVWAKCSGYPSYPALIIDPHMPRVSCQHNGVSIPVPPMDVLRIGEQMQYKAEEKLYLVLFFDNKRSWQWLPRSKMVPLGMDKTIDKIKMMEGRTSSIRKAVQIAFSRAMNHLSIVQDEPVSDLSDVD; from the exons atgaagaagaaagctCGGCAGCACCGGGTTGCGGTGCCGCAGAGGCCCCCATCTCCCATCAAGCCATCTCCCAACAAGCAGATTTTGACTTATGCCCAGGCGCAGCGCATGGTGGAGTTTGAGATCGATGGGCGTCTCCATCGGCTCAGCATATACGACAAGCTGGATGTGATTTCGGATGATGACCCCATGGTACAGGAGATGATGGAGTGTACCAGCAATAAGGAGAATGCtgtgaaaccacagcagcaggtcCTTCTGAGGTCAGTCAGACTAAAAAACAACCAGGAGAAAAGAAATGCTGCACTGGGCATCACTGGTCATGGAGAGGGAGGTGGAAATCATGCCAGCAGTAACGTCGGCCCAAAGCTTCCAGAGCCTAAATTTCGTACAGTGGAGTATAACCTTCCAGCAGTTCCAAAGCGTGCACCTGCCTATTATAAATTCACGGAGAAGACCGAGGAAGAGTTGGATGAAGAAACAGAATATGATATGGATGAGGAGGATTATGCCTGGCTGGATTtggtaaatgaaaaaagaaggaGTGAAGGGGTCAGTCAGGTGTCCCACAATGTTTTTGAGTTCCTCGTCGATCGTTTTGAGAAAGAGTTGTACCTGGAAAGTCTGGATCAAGGCAGTGAAAAGCATGCGCCCATTGATGATGATGCTGTCTGCTGCATCTGTATGGATGGAGAGTGTCACAACAGCAATGCGATTTTATTCTGTGACCTGTGCAACGTGGCTGTGCATCAGGAATGCTATGGTGTACCCTACATTCCTGAAGGCCAGTGGCTTTGCAGACACTGCCTCCAGTCACCCAACCAGCCTGCAGACTGCATCCTTTGTCCTAACAAAGGTGGAGCAGTAAAAAAGACAGACGATGACCGCTGGGGGCATGTGGTGTGTGCTCTCTGGGTCCCTGAGGTTGGCTTCTCCAACACCACCTTTATTGAACCCATTGATGGTGTCAGCCACATTCCTCCAGCCCGCTGGAAGCTCAATTGCTACCTTTGCAAAGAGAAAGGTGTTGGAGCGTGCATCCAGTGCCACAAGGCCAACTGTTACACTGCCTTCCATGTCAGCTGTGCCCAAAAGGCTGGCCTCTTTATGAAGATGGAACCGATGACAGAAGTAACTGAAACAGGAGAGACAACCATCTCTGTGAAAAAGACTGCCTACTGCGGAGCTCACACACCTGTCGGATGTGTTCGGAGGCCTCTTTCAATTTATGATGACGCCAAACCCAAAAATGGACTTTGTAAGAAATTGGAAAAGATGAGAGGCACAGGTAAAGGACAGTCAAaaggaaagcagcagcagaagaagaagaataagaagCCTGAGCCCGAAGTCGAAAGTGAACCTGCAACACCTGCTACTGTGCCTCATTTTCCTGCACACAG GTTACAAACCATTTTGAACCAGGTGTCAGTTCAAAAGAAGAAAGCATTTGTGGAGCTAGTCCTAAATTACTGGACTCTAAAGAGGCAATCCAGGAATGGGCTCCCTCTCATCAGACGCCTTCAGACAAAACTGCAGTCTCAGAAGAATACGCAACCGGTTTGTTCATCT AGGCAGAGCGAAGAGGAAAGCAGGGCATTAAAAGACCAGCTGAAGGAATGGCATCGTCTCCGGCACGACCTGGAGAGAGCGCGGCTGCTGCTGGAGCTAATTCGCAAGAGGGAAAAGCTCAAGAGGGAAGAG ATTAAACTGCAGGAGACCCTCCTTGAGATGCAGTTGAGTCCCTTCAGTATTTTGCTCAGAGCTCTCTTGGACCAGCTCCAGGCAAAAGACCAGGCCAAGATCTTCACTCAACCGGTTGATGTCAACGAG GTTCCCGACTACCTTGACCACATCAAGCACCCAATGGACTTCTCCACCATGCGGCAGCGCATAGATGCCCAGGGCTACAACAACTTGGAACAATTTGAGAATGACTTCAGCCTCATAATTGACAATTGCATGAAGTATAACTCAAAGGACACCTATTTCTACCGAGCTGCTGTTCGCCTCCGAGACCAGGGTGGAGTCCTGCTTAGAAAAGCCCGACGTGATGTGGAGAAAATCGGCTTTGACACGGAAAGCGGCATGCATCTTACCGAGGCTCCTGAAATCACAGCACCACCATCCTTTTCATGGGAGGACG tGGACCGCCTGCTAGTGCCAGCCAATCGGGAGCATTTGTCTCCGGACAAGCAGTTGCAGCAGTTACTGGAGAAGTTTGACCTGACCTGTGCCATGAAATCCAGCCCCTCCCGCAGCAAGCGTCTCAAGCTGCTCAAAAAGACTATCAATGATGTTCGCAATGAAATGAGTTTAAAGAGAGTTCATCCTTCCCACCACTCTTGTTCCTTTACAACACCTTCCACATTAGCATCATCTTTATCAGCTCCCACATGCCCAGAACTTCGTGAACCTAAAGAGGAGAGGCTAAAGCCCAATGGACATTTCCCAGATGATGAAG gaGACAAGTCTCTTCCTCCTAAATTGGAGCCTTCAGACTCCATACCCCCCCTCATCCACTCAGACGCAGACTCTGAGCCCCCCACCCTCAAACCAATTGATGCCGCCCCAGACGGCGAGGACAAACCTCACAGCAAGCGAGGCAGGTTTGATGGGGAAATACCAGACCTGCTCTTCCCTACTCCACGCCTCAACGGCCACTCTCGCAATAGCCTCCAGAACTCTTTGCTGGATGGAGACGTAAGCGTGGTCGCCACATCCACCCTTGCCGAGCCCACGGGCACCGTGAACCGTCGGACTGCTGTGCTCTTCCGCAAATCGAAGGCAGCCAGCCCTCAGAAGCCCCCAAGGAACACAGACGAAGGGTCCAATAATGTAGACAGCAAAGAGGGgaatgaggaggaagatgaagatggcGCACAGCTGGGGTCCAAGTCTTTCCTGTCAGTGGTCATACCCAGACTGGAGACGCTGCTTCACGGCAAGAAGAGGAAGCGCAGTGGCAGcagagacagtgaggaggagggaggagaaggagagaacgAACAAGAGGGGGAGTCTCATGTCAAAAGAGCTGACACTG GCCTGTCAAGTGGTTTTTTGAAGGCAGGGGAGGAGAAGGGGCTTGAAGAACCCAGTAGAACCAGTAGGCCGGTGGAGCCACGAAGGCGCTGTGCCTCGGAGTCCTCCATCTCCTCATGTAGCAGTCTTCCAGGAAGCACCAG caCCATACTCAGTCTTCCAAAGTGTGGGAAAGGAAAGCCCGCCTTGGTCCGGAGAAACACTGTGGATGACAAGAGCGAACTTATCGCCTGCATCGAAAACGGGAATTTTGCTAAAGCTGCACGAATTGCTGCTG AGGTTGGAAACAGCAATATTTGGATGCCCGCTAGTGCTGCAACCGTTGCATTGGAACCTTTAAAGCTAGTTTGGGCCAAATGTAGCGGATACCCTTCCTATCCTGCCTtg ATCATCGACCCCCACATGCCACGTGTGAGCTGCCAGCACAACGGGGTGTCCATCCCTGTGCCCCCCATGGACGTGCTCCGCATTGGAGAACAGATGCAGTACAAAGCCGAAGAGAAGCTCTACCTCGTCCTCTTCTTCGACAACAAGCGCAGCTG GCAGTGGCTTCCTAGATCCAAGATGGTTCCTCTGGGAATGGACAAGACCATAGACAAGATCAAAATGATGGAGGGACGCACATCCAGCATTCGCAAGGCTGTCCAGATCGCCTTCAGCCGTGCCATGAACCACCTGAGCATTGTGCAGGACGAGCCAGTCAGCGACCTCAGCgatgtggactga